DNA from Microbacterium sp. SORGH_AS_0969:
GATGAAGCGTCTGCGGATCGAGCACCAGACCGGCTTCGCCTACCCCGGCGACGTGTCGGCGTCGTACAACGAAGCGCGCATGCTGCCGCACTCGACCGACAGTCAGTTCGTGCTGAGCTCGTCGCTCGACATCGAACCCTCGACGTCGGTCAACCAGTACGTCGACTACTTCGGCACGCGTGTCGCGGCCTTCGACGTCCTTTCCCCGCACGCCGCCCTCACGATCACGGCACGGTCGCTCGTCGAGGTGCGGCCTCGCCCGATCGAGCACGCCGACATCACGTGGGAGCAGCTCGCCGTCGAGGCGGCGGGATCGGTGGCCACGGTCGAGCAGCTGACGCAGACGCGCCGCACGGCGCCGCATCCCGAGGTCGTGGAGCTCGCGCGTTCCATCGCCGCCCAGCACGATCGTCCGGGCCCGGCGGCCCACGCCATCGCCGAGGCCATCGGCGACGCGATCGAGTACATGCAGGGTGTGACGGGCGTGCACTCGACCGCCGTGGACGCGTGGGAAGCGCGCAAGGGCGTCTGCCAGGACATCGCCCACATCGCGATCGGGGCCTTGCGCGAAGTCGGCATCCCGGCCCGCTACATCTCGGGCTACCTGCACCCGAAGCCCTCGGCCGAGGTCGGCGAGGCCGTCACAGGCGAGTCGCACGCGTGGGTCGAATGGTTCGCGGGCGACTGGCAGGGCTTCGACCCGACGAACAACATCGAGATCGGTGATCGTCACGTGCTCGTCGGCCGCGGGCGCGACTACAACGACGTCCCGCCGCTGCGCGGTGTCTACGCCGGTCCCGGCAAGAGCCAGCTCAAGGTGAGGGTGACGATCACGCGCGAGACGTGACGGCGCGGCTCAGGCGCGCCTGCACCTCGCGGTGCAGATCCTCGAGGGTGGCGGTCTCGCCGACGTCGTGGCGGCGGGCCCACTCGTCGAGGGTCGTCCTCATCTCGAGGCCGGCGATGCCCAGGGCCGTGCGGACGTCGAGTTCGGCGAGGCCGATCCGCTCGGCGATCTCGGGCACGAAGCGGTCGGCCGAGGTGACCTCTCGGCGGACGGCAGCGCCGAGCAGCGCGGGCTCGTGGGCGATGAGCCGACGCACGCGCAAGAAGCGCTCGCGCGCTCGGGCGTCGGCATCCAGGAGCTCCAGCTCGCGCGCGAACACCTGACGGAGCGCGGTCAGCAGGGCTGCGATGTCGTCGCCGACCTCGGCGACCCCGGCGAGGGCGTCGGCGAAGCGACCGTCGTCGACGAAGACGGCGTCTTCCTTCGTGCCGGCCAGGCGGAAGAACGTGCGCGGGGAGACGCCCGCGCGCGCGGCGATCTCGTCGACCGTGGTGCCGGAAACGCCCTTCTCCTCGAACAGATCGAGGGCGGCAGCGCAGATCTCCACCGCGGTCTCGCGACGGCGGCGGTCGCGCAGGCCCTCGACGGGGGCTGCCGGGGTGCTCATGTCCGATACAGTAGTCGATGTCTTATTGGCAGTAACTGCCAACTTGCCCGTCACTGCTCAGATTGGTCGCTCATGGTCGCCACCGGAACCGTTCCCGCCGCTGCCCCACCCGGAAAGCCTGCCGTCCGCCCGGGCGCCGTCATCGCGCTGCTGGTCGTCGCCGCGTTCGTCGTCATCCTCAATGAGACGGTCATGGGTGTCGCCCTGCCCGAGCTCATGCGCGAGCTCGACATCTCGGCCGCCACGGCGCAGTGGCTGACCACCGCGTTCCTCCTGACGATGGCGGTCGTGATCCCCACGACGGGCTTCCTCATCCAGCGCCTGCCGCTTCGGACCCTGTTCTTCACGGCGATGGGCCTGTTCACCCTGGGCACCGTGATCGCGTCGTTCGCGCCCGGTTTC
Protein-coding regions in this window:
- a CDS encoding transglutaminase family protein; translation: MKRLRIEHQTGFAYPGDVSASYNEARMLPHSTDSQFVLSSSLDIEPSTSVNQYVDYFGTRVAAFDVLSPHAALTITARSLVEVRPRPIEHADITWEQLAVEAAGSVATVEQLTQTRRTAPHPEVVELARSIAAQHDRPGPAAHAIAEAIGDAIEYMQGVTGVHSTAVDAWEARKGVCQDIAHIAIGALREVGIPARYISGYLHPKPSAEVGEAVTGESHAWVEWFAGDWQGFDPTNNIEIGDRHVLVGRGRDYNDVPPLRGVYAGPGKSQLKVRVTITRET
- a CDS encoding TetR/AcrR family transcriptional regulator, whose product is MSTPAAPVEGLRDRRRRETAVEICAAALDLFEEKGVSGTTVDEIAARAGVSPRTFFRLAGTKEDAVFVDDGRFADALAGVAEVGDDIAALLTALRQVFARELELLDADARARERFLRVRRLIAHEPALLGAAVRREVTSADRFVPEIAERIGLAELDVRTALGIAGLEMRTTLDEWARRHDVGETATLEDLHREVQARLSRAVTSRA